DNA from Microbacterium sp. SORGH_AS_0969:
GGTCGTCGGGGAGACCGATCTTCTCCACGACGAGCGAACGGACGGTGTTCGAGACGACGGACCGGGCGATGAACTCGGCCGCCACCACGGCACCCGCCACCACGACGACGACCACGATGAGAATCGCGATCCACCGGCCGTTCTTGCGCGGCGTGGGAGCCGTGGCATCCGTCATCCGTTACATCCGCTCCGGAGCCGAGACGCCGAGCAGGGTCAGTCCGTTGCGCAGGACCTGGCCGGTCGCGTCGTTCAGCCAGAGGCGCGTGCGGTGCACGGGCTCGATCGGCGCGTCGCCGAGCGGGATCACGCGGCAGTTGTCGTACCAGCGGTGGTAGAGGCCGGCGACCTCTTCGAGGTAGCGGGCGATGCGGTGCGGCTCGCGGACATCCGCGGCGTGGGCGACGACGCGCGGGTACTCCTGCAGGGCGCCGAGCAGGGCCGACTCCGTCTCGTGGTCGAGCAGCTCGGGAGCGAACTCGGAACGATCGACACCGGATGCCGCGGCGTTGCGCGCGACGTTGTGCGTCCGGGCGTGGGCGTACTGCACGTAGAAGACGGGGTTGTCGTTCGTGCGCTTCTGCAGCACGTCGAGGTCGATGTCGAGGTTCGAATCGGCCGAGCTGCGCGTGAGGGCGTAGCGGGCGGCATCCACTCCGACGATCTCGACGAGGTCCTCGAGGGTGACGACCGTTCCGGCGCGCTTGGACATGCGCATCGGCTGGCCGTCGCGCACGAGGTTGACCATCTGGCCGATGAGCACCTGCAGGTTCACGTTCGGCACGTCGCCGAAGGCGGCGCACATCGCCATCAGCCGCTGCACGTAGCCGTGGTGGTCGGCGCCGAGCATGATGATGCAACGGTTGAAGCCGCGCTCGCGCTTATCGAGGTAGTACGCCAGGTCACCCGAGATGTACGCGGGCTGTCCGTCGGACTTGATGATGACGCGGTCTTTGTCGTCGCCGAACTCGGTCGAGCGCAGCCAGGTGGCGCCGTCGGCTTCGAAGATGTGCCCGAGCTCGCGCAGGCGCGCGACGGCGCGCTCGACCGCACCGGAGTTGTGCAGATCGTTCTCGTGGAAGTAGACGTCGAAGTCGACGCCGAACTCGTGCAGCGACTGCTTGATCTCGTCGAACATGAAGTTGACGCCGAGCTCGCGAAACGCCTCTTGCTTGGCATCCTTGTCGAGGGCGTCGATGTCTCCGTCGTACGCCTCGGCGACGCGCTGGGCGATGTCGCCGATGTAGGCGCCGCCGTAGCCGTCTTCGGGAGTCGGGTCGCCCTGGTGAGCGGCGACGAGGCTGCGGGCGAACCGGTCGATCTGCGCGCCGTGGTCGTTGAAGTAGTACTCGCGGGTGACTTTCGCACCCTGCGACGAGAGGATGCGCGCGAGGGCGTCGCCGAGCGCCGCCCACCGCGTTCCGCCGAGGTGGATCGGACCCGTGGGGTTGGCGCTGACGAACTCGAGGTTGATGATCTCGTCGGCGCGACTGTTGTTCGTTCCGAACGCCGCGCCCTGCTCGACGATCGTCTTCGCGAGGGCGCCGGCGGCAGCCGCATCGAGTCGGATGTTGATGAACCCGGGGCCCGCGACCTCGACGCTCGCGACACCGTCGACGGATGCGAGGCCCTCGGCGATCTCGGCCGCGAACTCACGCGGGTTCGCGCCGACCACCTTCGCGAGCTTCATCGCGGCGTTGGAGGCCCAATCGCCGTGGTCGCGGTTCTTCGGGCGCTCGAGGGGCAGGTCGGCGGCGCTGAGCCCGGCCGAGGACCCCTCTCGTCGCGCCTCCGCGAGCGGGACGATGACGGCGAGCAGGGCAGCGGAGAGGGCAGCGGGATCCATAGCCCCCCAATTCTAGGCGGCGCGGTCGGTCCCGCATGCCGGTCCATCTGCATGACCCGTGGGGCTGATGTCGCTCCGTGGGGCTCGTGGGACGACCTCGACCGCACCGATCATACAAATGGGCCCCGGTGCGGCGGTGGCGTGCGTCAGGCGATCTGCACCAGGGCTTCGTGGTCGTCGGGGGCCGTGACATCCGGGACCTCGTTCTCGAGGACCGCATCGACGTGCATGCGCTCGAGACCGACGTATCCGCCGTGGTAGCTGAGGAAGGCGCAGTCGGCGGCGTCACGCCCCGTTGCGATCCGGACGAGCGAGCGGCGGTCGGCGAGGCGGGTCGCGTCGACGGCGTACCACGCACCGTCGAGGTACGCCTCGGCGACCGCGTGGAAGTCCATCGGCTCGAGGCCGGGGGCGAAGCACGCCGCGTAGCGCGCGGGCATGTCCATCGCGCGCAGCAGGGCGATCACGACGTGCGCGTAGTCGCGACACACTCCCTGACCGGTCATGAGCGTGGTCACCGCGCTGTCGGTACCGAGGCTGAGGCCGGGAGTGTAGGTCACCGTCGTCGCGACGAAGTTCGAGACCGCGGCGAGGAGGTCTGCCCCGGCGAGTCCGCGGAACTGCCGCCGCGCCTGCGCGAACACCTCGTCGGACTGGCAGTAGCGACTGGGGCGGAGGTAGGTGATCGTCTCGAGGTCGCTCGTGCGCGGAGTCTGCGACGGCCCCTGCACGACCGCGTCGTACCGTACCGAGAGCGGCCCCTGCTCGGCGGTGAGCCTGTGCAGACGGCTGCCGGACTGGTCGACGATCTCGGTCGGGGTATAGAGGCGATCACCCTGCGAGAAGGTCAGGTTCTCGCTCGCGAGGGGCACGCCCTGCGCGGCGGTGATCTGGAAGATGAGGTCGACGGACGCCCCCAGATCGAGGTCGAGTTCAGCGGTCACCCGGCGCGGCACCGAGCAATCCTCGCACGCCGCGGGGGTGGTTCGGTCCGCGGCGCGGGAAGACGTCGTCAGCCGTCCTTCTTGCCGGGGCCTCCCCCGTTTCCCGGGCCCTGATCGTCCTTGCCCGGGCCCTTGCCCTTGCCGTTGTCGCCCGGGCCCTGATCACCCGGGTTCGCGGGCGCCTGGTCGTCCGATGACCCGTCGTCCGAGATGCTCGGCTGCTCCTCGGGCGTCGGTTCCGTCGTGGGCTCGGGCGTGGGCTCGGGCGTAGGCGTCGGCGCCAAGGACGTCAGATCGGCGCGGACGGTCGCGATCCTGTCGAGGATCGCGGCTGCCTCCTCGGCAGACAGCTCGCCGGCATCACGACGGGCCGTCACCTCCGCCTCGAGCGCGTCGAGAGTGGCGAGGGCGGATGCGTAGTCGCCGGCCGAGGCCTGATCGGCGACGGTGCGAACGGTGCTCTGCCACGCGGTCGGCTCGGTGGCCGGCGGCGTGCATCCGGCGAGCGCGACGGTGATCGCGACAAGGACCCCGACCACGGGGAGCACACGACGCCTCACGGCCCGACCTCCGTCCAGAGGTCGCTGAGATGCTGGTCGAGCGGAGCGGGCAGCGCGGGCAGGTCGGGCGTGGCGCTCGCGGGCGAACCGTTCAGCGCGACGGCGGCGGCCGTGCCACCGCCGACGAGGAGGACGGCGATGACGGATGCCACGATCGCGGCGCGGCGCGAGATCCGCCGCCGCGGCTTGTCGAAGACACGGGTGGGCGGGGGCTCCTCCGGCAGGACACGGGTGGGCGACTCGCCCGTCGCCCCGCAAACCGCTGTCCGCGCGGCGCTGGGCACCGGCACCTCGGACAGGGAGCGGAGGGCGACGATGAGGCCGGCGGCATCCGGGCGCTCGGCGGGATCCCCCGCCGTCATCCGTTCGAGGACGTCGCGCCACGCGTCGGGGATTCGCGCGGGGATCTCCGGCGCCGCGACGAGACGGGCGGCGAGCGCTTCGTGCGGCGTCCGTCCCGCGAAGGGGCGCGCGCCGGTCAGGGCTTCCAGCAGAACGAGCCCGAGGGAGTAGACGTCGCTCGCCGGAGCAGCCGGCATCCCGCGTGCCTGTTCGGGGCTCAGGTAGGCAGCCGTCCCGACGACCGTCTCCGCCCGGGTCAGGCGCGTGGCTCCCACGAGCGACGCGATGCCGAAGTCGGCGAGCGTGGCTCGCGGTTTCTCCCCGGGGTGGGCGGCGAGACGGATGAGGATGTTCGAGGGTTTGACGTCGCGGTGCACGATCCCGCGCGCGTGGATCACCGCGAACGCCTCGGCGATCTCGACGCCGGTGCGGGCGACGTCTTCGGCTGACATCGGTCCGCGGGCGATGAGATCGGTGAGGGTGGGACCCGCGATGAGCTCCATCGACAGGTACGCGGGAGTCGTCGCCAGGCGCGCGTCGTAGAGCGTCACGAGCGAGGGGTGCGACAGCGAGGCGAGCAGGCGGATCTCGGAGCGCACGCGCGCGGCATCCGAGGGGTCTGCTCCCTCACCGTCGATGACCTTGAGGGCGACGGTCCGGCCGAGGGACGTGTCGACCGCTTCATAGACGCGCGCGTAACCACCCTGTCCGAGGACGCGCCCCAGGCGATAGCGGCCGTCGAAGAGGTTCTCGGCGGACGCGTCGTACGGCGCGGTGGGAATCGATTCGGTCATCTTGGCTCTCTCGGGGCGGGGACCCCGAGGGTCTCACACGAGGTCGTCGTTCGAGGAGCGCGTCGTCGAGCGCGTGACCTGCGCTCCCCCGACTCCTTCGGTGCGGGTCACCGTGTCGGTCTGCCGACGACGAACGAGGAGCACGATCCCGATGAGGAAGACGACGACGCCCGCCCCCATCATGATGTAGCCGATCATGCTGAGGTTCACGAAGTCGTTCGGGAGGTTGACCGCGAAAGCGAGGATGGCGCCGATGACGAACAGCGCGATGCCGGCTCCGATGCTCATGGCAGGCTCCTTTCAAGAGTTCCCCCAGCATCCCAATGCCCGGCCGAATCGCGGAGAGGTCTTGACAACGCCCACTCGCGCATTTTCACCCTCGCGCGACTTATCGCCCGGCGAGTTGGGCGCCGCGGCGGTGGGGACAGACTGACGCCCGTGCCGAGCCCTCTGACCACGTTCGACGTCGACGCGCTCGGGGTCACCGTCCGGATCGACGTCTCGAGCTTCTCGCCGACCGACCGCGATCTGCTCGCTGGAGGGTGGTCGGGCGCTCGCTCGAGCAGAGGCGCGGAGCCCGCGTCCGTCGTACGGTGCCGCGCGGATCTGCCCCTCGACGCGGCCGCCGCCGATCTCACGACACGAGTGACGCTCGCCGCCCTCTCGGCACGCCGGGGCGAGCTCTGGATGGTCCACGCCGGCGCCGTCGCCGACGAGCGCGGGAGGGTCGTGCTCTTCTCCGGCCGTTCGGGCATGGGCAAGACCACGCTCATGTCGCGCCTCGCGCGAGAGCTCGCCTACGTCACCGACGAGAGCGTCGGCGTGACCGCCGACGGAACCGTGCTGCCGTACCGGAAGCCTCTCTCGGTCATCGTCGGCGCCGGAGCCAAACACCAGCTCCCGCCGAGGAGTCTCGGCCTCCGCGACCTGCCGTCGACACCACTGCGCCTGCACGCGATCGTCGTCCTCGACCGCGACGAGGCCGCCGCCGTCCCCGGACTCGATCCGCTGGACATGACGGATGCCATCGCCGCGATCGCCCCGCAGTGCAGCTACCTCTCCGAGCTCGATGCACCGTTGGCGACGCTGCTGGGCCACATCGAGAGCGTCGGTGGGCCCCTCCGCCTGCGCTACCGCGAGGCGGAGGACGCTCTGCCTCTGATCCGCGACCTTCTCGCGTCACCCCCGCGTGACGCGATCTCGACGCTCGAGCGCACGGCGATCGTCCCGGCGTCTGCCACCCAGGGTTACGCGCGGACACCGGCTCTGGATGCCATCACCCTCGCCGACGGCCGGCTCGCCGTGCTGCGACGCAGCGGAGAGGGCGGGAGTTCCGTCCACGTCCTCGACGGCATCGGGCCCACGCTCTGGCGGGCGGCGAGCGGTGTGACGCTGGACGACCTGGTGGCCGCCGCGGTGCGTGCGCACGGCAACCCGGCCGGCGGAGACGCGCGCAGCGCCGTGCGCGCGACCCTCGACGAGCTTCGCGCCGAAGGACTCATCGAGTATCGGACCTGAGTCGATCAGGTTGGTGAGAACGGGTCGACGGACGGGTGAATCGGCCCTGACCCTCGTCTGGGCGACGTTACGCGATTACAAGGGGCTGGACGTCGTGGGTCTTGCCGTCGAGCTCGCGGGCCAGGTCGTAGTTGGTCTGCATAGCCATCCAGGCGCGTGCGGTTCCGACGCCCGCACGCTCGAGGCGGATCGCAAGGTTCGGGCTCACCCCGGAATGTCCATGGATGACACGGCTGAGGGTGACACGGGCGACACCGAGGCGCGCAGCCGCCTCGGCGACGGTGAGGTCGAGTTCGCCGAGTACGTCCTCCCCGATGATCTCTCCGGGGTGCGGCGGGTGCTTCATTATCATGCGGTCCTCCTTCAGTCCGCGGGTCGAGGCGAGCCCGACCACCTCACCCGGGTGATAGCTCAGCAGACAACGAAGGCCGCCATCAGCGACCGCGGCCTTACTTGGTGTGCCCCCGACAGGAATCGAACCTGCGACCTTTGGTACCGGAAACCAACGCTCTATCCCCTGAGCTACGGAGGCGGACGGTCAAGGTTATCACCGCGCCGCGACCGCACCCGACGCCCCGGGCCGGGCGGACCGCACCCGACCCCGCGGGGCCGGAGCGACCCGCGCGGCGCCGGGGCGCGGCATCCGAATCACTCGTCGCCGATGACGCCGATCCCGGTCGCCTGGTGGTCGACGTTCGGGTCGTCCTTCGTCGGGGCCTTCGACGCCTCGTCGGGGTCGTTCTCCTGGCTCGGCTTGACCGTGGGGTCGTCGCCGAGGTCGGCCGCGTCGTCGGCGGGTGCGGAGTTCTGGGGGTCGCTCATGGCATTCCTCTCGTCGCGTGTGCGTCCAGCCTGGCAAGGAGGCCGCGGGCGCTGCAGAGGCTTGACCGAGGGCGCGGCCGGGCCTATCGGCCGAACAGCGCCCGCACGCGACGGCCGAGAGACGGGGTGAGCACGACCGCGCGGCCGTTGACGTCGACGGTCACCGACGTCGCGCCGAACATCCCCGCGGGGACGGGGACCGCATCGCCGCGGACGTACGCCTCGGCCACGTCGACGTAGACGGCCAGGAGGCGGGCGCTCTCATCTTTCGACGAGGTGGCGTCGACGAGCTGCATACGGTGGCCGGTGTCGGTCTTGACCGAGAACCAGCGCGATCCCGGCGTCGAGACGACCGCCCAGCGCGCCCCGCGGGCGAAACGCGCATGTGCGGCCCCGTCGCGCAGGTCCGTGGTCACCTCGAGGTCGGTGTGGGCCAAGGCGAAGACCTCGAGCATGGCCAGAGCCTCGGCCGCGGTGACGTAATCGCCGCGGTCGGCGCTCAGGCCACCCCACTCAAATCTGCGCTCGCCCATGTCCCTCCCCGACTCGCGTTCCCCGAGCGTAACCCCGACGCCGGGCAGGACGGCGGGGCTCGGCATCCGGATATGAAAGCTGAGCGGAAGCTGAGAGACCTCTACGATGAGCGCATGCTGACTTCGAGCCCGTCCATCACCGACCAGACCTCGATCTTCGCGCTGAGCGCGACCAACTCGCTCATCGGCCTCGCCGTCTACGTGCTGCTCGTCGTGGCGCTGTGGCGCGTGTTCACCAAGGCCGGGTACCCGGGGTGGCTCGCGATCATCCCGATCGTGAACGTCATCTTCCTGACGAAGATCGCGGGATTCTCGGGCTGGTTCGCACTGCTGTACATCATCCCGATCGTCGGGTTCGTGTTCTACATCATCGTGTCGATCCGCATCGGCCGCGCCTTCGGCCACGGCTGGTTCTTCTCGATCGTGCTGCTGGTGCTGCTGCACATCATCGGGTACCTGATTCTCGCCTTCAGCAGCGACACATACCGCGCTGAGCGCATCTGATCCCGATCGGGATGCCGAGGCGGAGGGCCCCGACGAACGCACGCCCGCGGTCGTCGGGGCCCTCGCGGTCTCGGGCCCGCGTCAGGCGTGACGCAGGCGATCGTCGGGGTGCAGGCTGCGCAAGCGGACCGACCCCTCGACGATCGCCCGCAGCGCCCGCGGGCTGAGCTCGAGCTCGGCCGAGACACGATCGAGCCCCGCCCCCGACGACACGGCCGACCGCAGCGCCGCCTCGGCATCTCGCGCGGCGTCGTCGACGTCGGCGGACGTACTCGCGACGAACGCGGCGAGCCGCGCCTGGGCGGCGCGGATCGCCGCGCGCTGGCGCTCGAGCGCACTCGCAGCGCTCACGGAGACACCTCGGCGGTCTCTCGAGCAGCAGGGCGCAGCCGTGCGCCGAGGCGCGCGGCGCCCGCGAGCGTCAGTCCGGGTACGTAACAGCGCAACAGGGCCAGGCCGATGGCCGGCAGGTGCGTGGCGTCGGGATAGATCATCCACATCGGCGCGAACTCCGGCTGGAATTTCTTCTTGAAGTTCGCGAGGGAGCGGAACCCGTACGCCGGCTCGAGCAGAGCGCTGAGCTGTTCGAGCACACGGTCGACGGCGGGGAGGTCGGCGGCATCCCCCTCTCGATGGGATGCCAACGGCGAGCCGGACAGACTGAGGACCGAGCACCCCTCGCCCCGGGTCTGCTCCACCACGGCTCCGATGACGAACTCCATGACACCGTTCATCGCGTCGTCGCGGCGGCGCATGACGTCAAGCGCGTAGCCGACGACGCCGTCCGATCCGCGCACGGGCAGCCAGCTCGTCACCGCGACGATGCGCCCCTCACGATCACGCGCGAGCATGAGACGCACCGCCGGATCCGCCGTCTCGTCGAGACCGCCGAGCGTGAAGCCCATCTCCGGGATCGTCTTGTCGGCGACCCACCCTTCGGAGATCTCGCGCAGCTGCGCGCGGTCGAGGAAGGTGAGGTCCATCCAGCGCGTCCATTGGGCTGTCACGCCCTCGCGAGCCGCGCGGTTCGTGGCGGTCCGGACGTCCTGACGCTTCTTCCCCGCCGGTGTCCACGTACGCGGGTCGAGCAGGGCCTCATCGGCGACGCTCGTGTGCTGCCATCCGAGATCCGCGAGGGCGTCGCGCGACTCGTCGTCGACGCTGTAGAACACCGGGGTCCAGCCGTGCTCCCCGCAGAAGTCGACGAACGCGCGTCCGATATCGGGCCGCGCGCGGTCGGCACCGAACGCTCCCCCGAGCGTCACCGCGACGCCCCCGGAGACGCGATACGCGAACGCTGCATCGGCATCCGGGGCGAACCAGTAGGCATTGCCCGGCCAGGTCGTCATCCACGCGAGCGTTCCGCCGCCCCCGCGCTCGAGCACCGCGCGCGCCCGCACGCGATCACCCGCGGCATGGGCCCCGCTCGAACGGACCACGAGGCGGAGGGCCGCCACGAGGCACACGGCCCAGAAGGCCGCCGGCGGGAGGTACCAGATCGCCTGTGCCCACGGCGTCAGCGGAACGAACTGCACCGACTCGACGGGGAGCAGGGTGGGCGGGAGCAACCGCAGCGGCAGCGTCTGCACGAGGAAAGCCGCGTCCGGGCGGGGGCTGAACTGGTCGGCGAATCCCAGCGTCCCCGCGAGCGTGAACGCCAGGGTCGCCGACGCCGCGATCGCGACGGTCAGCATGAAAGACGAACGCGCGCCGGCGACGGACGGCACGGGCGCGGCTCGACGGAACACGAAGAGCGTCAGTGCGACGATGAGAGGAACCGAAGCGCTGACAGCGAGACCGACCAGGGTCTGCCACACCGAGATCGCGTCCGTCGGACGCACAGCGGCCAGGTCGGCGAGCGTGGAAGGCTCCGTGACCACGAAGAGGTATGCCACCCCGGCGAACACCAGCAGGTTCATCGCGATGGCGAGACCGAGAGCGCCGCGGCGTCCGCGCAGGATCCCCCACGATGCGACGAGGAGGATCGCCAGCGGCAGGATGGCGATCCATCCCGCGAGCGGTTGCAGTTCCGCATAGTTCTCGGCGGACGGGCACGGCAGGGCGGATGAGCCCACGCACACGAACCCGTCGGCCGATGTCAGGGGGTCCATCGACAGCCAGCCGTAGACCGAGAGCAGACCGGCACCGCTCCCCCACACCGTGGCGATGACGGGTCCGATCGCCGTCACCGCGGTGAGGGCCGAGAGAAGGACCCGCGTCTCATGGTGGGAGCTCCGCTGGACGCGGAGCCGCGCGCGCCGACCGCCCGCGAGCATGCCGACCGCGAGCCCGACGGGCAGAGCGACGAGGGCGTACAGGTCGCTCGCCGACGCGGAGTAGAGGAACAGGGTCAGGGCGACGAAGACGCTCGCCAGCCGCACACGGCGGCGCCACAGCGCGCCGGCGAAACAGCTGGAGGCCATGGTCACCGCGAGGAGCGCGGCGATCGGCGGTGCACCCTCGAACGGCGGAGAGTTCAGCGGCAACGCGGGCAGGAACGACGTCTCGACCACGCCGATCGCGAGCCCCAGGACCGAGATGGCGACCCCGCCTCCGATATACGCGAGGAGCACGCGCCGAGCCCCCATCACGCGCTCGGCACCGGCCCCGATGAGCAGAATCGCCGCCACGATGAACGGGAGCAGCCGGAGGTCGTCGACCCGGAACAGAGCGACGAGGACGGCACGGAGGTCGAGCGGGGCGTCGAGGAACGCGGCCGCGCCCAGGGGCGAGAGGCTCACCGTCGTCACGACGGCGGCGAGCGCCAGCGCCGCGAACGGCATCGTGAACCGACGAGCGCGGTGAGAATCCACCACAACGTCGATCGAGGGGTCGGTAAGGGGAGGCGGTGCCGAGGCGACGGTCGAGGGCATGAAACAGTGCTCCGAAGCGGTTCGTCGCACGCGCGGAGCGGCGGCGACACTTCATGCTCTCCGACCGAGGTGAACGAAGGCATCCACCTCAGGGTGTATTCGTCTCCGCTGGTCGGCGGGGCTCGCCTCGCTACACCGGGCGATACACGTCGACGCTGTCGGGGCGCTCCGACGCCGCCGCGACGAGCGCGACGACACCCAATCCGAGGGTCGGGGCGAGAAGCGACAGCACCCCGATCATGTTGGCCGCGACCAGGACGTCCTGCCCCGCCCCGGCACCGAAGAGAATGGCAACGAGCGCGTACTGCAACGCCGCCGCGCCGACGCTCACGCAGAGAGCCCACATCGGCATCAACCGCCAGCGGCGCGGCACGCCACCCAGCCGCGCGATCTGCACCGCGGCGACGAGTCCGGCCGCCAGAGAGACGATGGTCCCACCCCAGGAGACGACGGATGCCGCGACGGCCGCGGGATCGTCCGGCGAACGCACCTCCGGCAGGGCGAGGACCACTCCGTCCGAGACCAGCGGGGTCACCGCGACGATGATGAGCGCCGTCATCCCGAGCGGGCGCCGGACGACGACACTCGCATCGCGGGAAAGACCCACCGCGAAGACGAGCACACCGGAGGCCCAGACGAGGTCGATCACGACTCGCAGGGCGAACGCGCTCAGCATGTACTGCCCCGCGAGGAGCGTCAACACTCCCGCGACTCCGAGCAGGATGCCCCCGATCCGCCACGTCCTCTTTCTCGCGCGCATCTCCTCAGGATATGAGGCCGGGCCGAGAACGACGGATGCCACGGACGCGCGGTCGCATCCGTGGCATCCGGTTCAGTCGCCCTTCACGTTGACGATCTGCCGCAGCGTGTGGCGCACGGTCACCAGGTCGGCGGCATCCGCCATCACCCGGTCGATCGGCTTGTACGCCTGCGGGATCTCGTCGATGAACGCGTCGGTGTCGCGGTACTCGATACCCGCCATCGCCTCACGCAGCTGCTCGTGCGTGAAGGTCTTGCGAGCGGCGGAGCGGGAGTATTCCCGGCCCGCGCCGTGCGGCGACGAGTTGAGAGAGAGGGGGTTGCCCTTCCCCTCGACGACGTACGAGGCGGTGCCCATCGAGCCGGGGATCAGCCCCGGGCGACCGGCATCCGCCATGATCGCGCCCTTGCGCGACACCCACACCTGCTTGCCGAAGTGCCTCTCGGACTCCGTGAAGTTGTGGTGGCAGTTGATCCGCTCGCGCTCCTCGACAGGCGTGTCGAGGAAGCGGCCGAGCTGGTTCGCGACGCGGTCCATCATCTCCTCCCGGTTGAGCAGGGCGAAGTGCTGGGCCCACCGCAGCTCGCGGATGTACCGGGTGAACTCCGGCGTCCCCTCGACCAGGTAGGCCAGGTCGGGGTGCGGAAGCTCGATCCACCACTGCTTCGCCAGGCGCTGCGCGACCTTGATGTGGTGCTGCGCGATGCGGTTGCCGACGCCCCGGGAGCCGGAGTGCAGGAACATCCACACGTCGTCGTTCTCGTCGAGCGAGATCTCGATGAAGTGGTTGCCGCTGCCGAGCGAGCCGAGCTGGTTCCGCCAGTGCCCCGCGTAGGCCGCCGGGTCGAACTCGGCCTTCTCGGCGAGCGCTTCCAACTCGGCGACACGCGGCTCGGCGGTGGCGACGATCTTGCGGTTGTCACGACCGGCCGAGAGCGGGATGGCGCGTTCGATCTGCTGCCGCAGCTCCGCGAGGTCCCGGCCCTCGAGGTCGGAGGCGTGGAACTGCGTCTTGACGGCGATCATGCCGCAGCCGATGTCGACGCCGACGGCCGCGGGCATGATGGCGCCGAGCGTCGGGATGACCGAGCCGACCGTCGCGCCCAGGCCCAGGTGGGCGTCGGGCATGAGGGCGAGGTGGGGGTGGATGAACGGCATGGTCGACGAGGTGCGGGCCTGCTCGATGGTCTTGTCATCGATCAGGCTCGCCCACGACACCAGTCGTTCGGTGAGCTTCTGCATGGATCCTTTCCTTCTTGTGGTGCGCGGATGCGCGGTGAGTGAGCCTCGGATCGGGGCACGCTCCCACTCGCGTGGAAAGAGAAACGCCCCGACCTGACGGTGCGGGGCGTTGTGAAGACGGGTGTCTAGACGACCGGCGCCGGAGGGTACGACGGGAGGAGGAACGGCAGGTACTGCTGCTCCGTGCGGCGATCGCGCTTCGCGGTCATCGTCTCGTCTTTTCTCGGCTCTCCGCGCCGGCTGGCACGGACTTGCGAACATAACGGATGCCGCGGACTCAGCGCAAGAGTCGCGGCATCCTGGTCACCCCTCGATCGATCGGGTGCAGCCGTCAGGCCTGGGTGGGCTGATCGAAATCCCAGTCGATGGCCCCTTCGCCGTCGGCATCCGAATCGGGCTCCACCATGCGCAGCTGCGTGTGCGGGAAGAAGCGGTGGTCACGGAGTTCCTTGGCCGCGTGCGAGAAGTCGGGTTCCTCGTCATCCCATTCGACCGGCGCGGAGAGAACGTCGTTCCCGACGCCGATGACGAGTTCGGCCTGAGCAACCTTGTTGTCGCTCGTGACGATGGGGATGCTCACCGCCTCGGCCTGCCCCTCTTTCGCCACCGCCGCCGTCAACTCGATGAGTGACGAGGCGACGTCGTCGGTCGTCATAACGGTCTCTCCGGCATATGTCACGCAGCGCATGAATTCACCCTGAGGGGATGACACGCACACGGGGGGGGTGGGTTGCCGAGATGGGTACCGTACGGTACGGATCAGTCGCGACGCTGCGTGGAACGGAACATCGCCTGGTCGAGTTCGAACCACACCGCGCGGACCGTCTCGAACTCGTCGAACGGTTCGGGAGGCGGGTCGGCGAGCGAGAGGCGGTAGCCGCGAGGGAGATCGTCGACGTGCTGTCCGTCGCGCGGGCCGCCGACGAGCACATAGATCACGAGGACTCGACCGCCGCGTCCTCGATGGCGCCGTGCTCGCCGGAGCCGCCCTCGACGGCGACGCCGTCGACGGCGTCGCTCATCCGGCGGAGAAAGGCCACCACCACGGCGGACTCTTC
Protein-coding regions in this window:
- a CDS encoding DUF6458 family protein: MSIGAGIALFVIGAILAFAVNLPNDFVNLSMIGYIMMGAGVVVFLIGIVLLVRRRQTDTVTRTEGVGGAQVTRSTTRSSNDDLV
- a CDS encoding HigA family addiction module antitoxin is translated as MIMKHPPHPGEIIGEDVLGELDLTVAEAAARLGVARVTLSRVIHGHSGVSPNLAIRLERAGVGTARAWMAMQTNYDLARELDGKTHDVQPLVIA
- a CDS encoding PqqD family peptide modification chaperone, with amino-acid sequence MPSPLTTFDVDALGVTVRIDVSSFSPTDRDLLAGGWSGARSSRGAEPASVVRCRADLPLDAAAADLTTRVTLAALSARRGELWMVHAGAVADERGRVVLFSGRSGMGKTTLMSRLARELAYVTDESVGVTADGTVLPYRKPLSVIVGAGAKHQLPPRSLGLRDLPSTPLRLHAIVVLDRDEAAAVPGLDPLDMTDAIAAIAPQCSYLSELDAPLATLLGHIESVGGPLRLRYREAEDALPLIRDLLASPPRDAISTLERTAIVPASATQGYARTPALDAITLADGRLAVLRRSGEGGSSVHVLDGIGPTLWRAASGVTLDDLVAAAVRAHGNPAGGDARSAVRATLDELRAEGLIEYRT
- a CDS encoding DUF5684 domain-containing protein — protein: MLTSSPSITDQTSIFALSATNSLIGLAVYVLLVVALWRVFTKAGYPGWLAIIPIVNVIFLTKIAGFSGWFALLYIIPIVGFVFYIIVSIRIGRAFGHGWFFSIVLLVLLHIIGYLILAFSSDTYRAERI
- the argS gene encoding arginine--tRNA ligase, coding for MDPAALSAALLAVIVPLAEARREGSSAGLSAADLPLERPKNRDHGDWASNAAMKLAKVVGANPREFAAEIAEGLASVDGVASVEVAGPGFINIRLDAAAAGALAKTIVEQGAAFGTNNSRADEIINLEFVSANPTGPIHLGGTRWAALGDALARILSSQGAKVTREYYFNDHGAQIDRFARSLVAAHQGDPTPEDGYGGAYIGDIAQRVAEAYDGDIDALDKDAKQEAFRELGVNFMFDEIKQSLHEFGVDFDVYFHENDLHNSGAVERAVARLRELGHIFEADGATWLRSTEFGDDKDRVIIKSDGQPAYISGDLAYYLDKRERGFNRCIIMLGADHHGYVQRLMAMCAAFGDVPNVNLQVLIGQMVNLVRDGQPMRMSKRAGTVVTLEDLVEIVGVDAARYALTRSSADSNLDIDLDVLQKRTNDNPVFYVQYAHARTHNVARNAAASGVDRSEFAPELLDHETESALLGALQEYPRVVAHAADVREPHRIARYLEEVAGLYHRWYDNCRVIPLGDAPIEPVHRTRLWLNDATGQVLRNGLTLLGVSAPERM
- a CDS encoding serine/threonine-protein kinase → MTESIPTAPYDASAENLFDGRYRLGRVLGQGGYARVYEAVDTSLGRTVALKVIDGEGADPSDAARVRSEIRLLASLSHPSLVTLYDARLATTPAYLSMELIAGPTLTDLIARGPMSAEDVARTGVEIAEAFAVIHARGIVHRDVKPSNILIRLAAHPGEKPRATLADFGIASLVGATRLTRAETVVGTAAYLSPEQARGMPAAPASDVYSLGLVLLEALTGARPFAGRTPHEALAARLVAAPEIPARIPDAWRDVLERMTAGDPAERPDAAGLIVALRSLSEVPVPSAARTAVCGATGESPTRVLPEEPPPTRVFDKPRRRISRRAAIVASVIAVLLVGGGTAAAVALNGSPASATPDLPALPAPLDQHLSDLWTEVGP
- a CDS encoding transglutaminase family protein, yielding MPRRVTAELDLDLGASVDLIFQITAAQGVPLASENLTFSQGDRLYTPTEIVDQSGSRLHRLTAEQGPLSVRYDAVVQGPSQTPRTSDLETITYLRPSRYCQSDEVFAQARRQFRGLAGADLLAAVSNFVATTVTYTPGLSLGTDSAVTTLMTGQGVCRDYAHVVIALLRAMDMPARYAACFAPGLEPMDFHAVAEAYLDGAWYAVDATRLADRRSLVRIATGRDAADCAFLSYHGGYVGLERMHVDAVLENEVPDVTAPDDHEALVQIA